The DNA window ACGTACAGCCCCGAAAAATATGTTTAGCCCCAGAATCCGACACCAGACCTATAGCTAATATCTGCTACCTTGCTaaagtttttcaaagattACCTCGAACGTGTTAATATTTTGGATCCGCGTCAATTTTTGAGAAACAAGGGGCAAATCACACCTTAATATACCCTAATAttcaggaaaattttttatcccgaGTATGCGAATACTTCCTGACACATGGGGGAACAAAGTTGTCAAATTTCTGAACATTCAGTagcggtgaaaaaataattcaatcttaTCTTAGGGGAAGTTTTGGCTTTTCTCAATTATTTTAGAGGTGTACGCATATTGTTGAAATCAGATTCAGATTCAGCGTCGAAAAATACATGGGAATATCATGGTTGCTCTTTTaggtcaaaattttttttctgatgtAACTGTGTTACGGAGTAAATGCAAATTTGATAACTGCTTCGCCACATTTCCGAaagtatttgtaaatttgttcTTGAGTATAAGGGCATCGTACCTTATTATTTGACCTCTGGATCGGAAATCCGCGCGCACCCCAATATAGGTAATTTGTAGGAAGACTCTTTcggatgaaatgaaaatggtgATGTTTCAAGAATATTCAATGAAACACAGAATAATGCGTATGACGTCAGAGGTTCAAAAATTCATGTAGCAAATATCCATTAACGCAATTACCACAAGCGGAATTGAATCTGATTTACTTGAAGAATGTGATCTTTAGTCCAATTTCAATATGATTTGTGACTCTTGCGGGTGGTTATGTCAACCTGTGATCAGTGCCGGCGTTAGGGGGGGGCGCGATGGGGCGACGGCCCAGGGCGCCAAATTTTGGGGGGCGATTGGTGGAGGTGGGATACTtcccccaccccccaccccccaccaAACTGGAACCTGGCTACTCTGtcgattgaaaatgaaatcgcTGAACAATtggatttttctagtttaaTTCGTGTATTTGCTGACAAAAAGGcccgaaaagtaaaaatttactaAAGAACAGcacaaaaaaaaggaagaaagttattcaaaaattaacaaagtattaaatcaaaatgaagagtaattaaaatataaaatgtgcATTAAGTTCatgcaaaaacaaatttcggataacaaaaaaagaaaatcaacaaaaaaaatgaaaaaaaaaacaataaaaaatataaaaataaaaaaaaaaaataaaaaaaaaattaaaaaagaggAGCTACATAACTTTCTACGTCCACGTCGTTAGCTCTGGGTCACGCTAAAGGAAAGATAGAATTCTTAATACACGTTCACATTggttcagaaaaaaattaactctcGATTTTGATTTCCTTAAGTGGGCGCCAAAATATTCTTGCCCAGGGTGTCAGTCCCTCTAACGCCGGCACTGCCTGTGATAAGGCCGTGcatgtgaaaatttcagaatttaatctcatgaaaatgaaaatctgcaAACGATTACAGTAAGTGACCGGTTACAATTCGGTTTATTGAATTACCTGATTAATTTCAAGAATTCAAACTTGTTCACCACTCGCGATGGGCAGTtgtattattgtaaataaaataaaacttcgACCtgatgaatataaatacatcgAAATTTTGGAGTTTTCATTAGTCTCAAGTAAGCGTTTGAATTACAAACAGCGCCGAGCGAAacttatttttaaaataagcCAACGGAAAGTCAGGGTTGATACGAAAAATTGAGAGCGGAGGCGTCGAAAACGAAAATGTGTTGGCAATCAGCATGTAACTGTAAAGGAAGAAGGTAGAAACGAACGCGAAGCCAACTTCTGCATCGCGAAACAGGTTGATAAATATATTGAGACGAGCTTAAGTCGAGAAGAACGAAGGTCTTAGATGTACGTAGTTCAATAATATAAGACGTGTAATATCAGTGAGTTGAAGCGTAAATCCTGATCAAGTAGAAATTTTGAACTGAATATAGTAAAGATAAAACAAAGACTTCACTCACTATCTTTTTTGCGCATTTTTAAACACCTTCACCATCTCATATACATATCTCACTAAAAAGCTTAGCTCGTATAACTTTTATTTGACGGACAATTTTCTTCTCACTAATCCTTTTATCCCTTTATTTATAcctgtgtgtgtgcgtgtgtttAAACTAAGAGGCTAAGTTTGTTACTCCTGCAACGCGTAGGTTACCTTTcgtattgtaaaaataaaataacgaatatgGAGAAAGaatggataaataaaaagaataaacaatAGAATTTCCcgaaattatattaaatactCAATTTCTGTGATTGGTGTCTAATTTTATGTCGTTGTGTATTTATCTGATTTTATCGCGTAGATATTAGAACAACCTAAAATCGCTACAAGATAATAAAATTCGTTAGCGTTTTGACTGCAATTACCTTACTCGTGAAATGTGAAGAGTAGTGTGGAGACGAGGTCAATTTCAAAAGATACAATCTACAATTAACAGTAACATTGAATTGACTAGGTATATTTGTACGGGATTGCTGTATAAAACTTTCCAACTGCCAAGTAAACTTATACGTCTCACACCTTCACTCCTAATGCTTGATAATATTCACCTGGTACTGATAAAACCCACTACTTCGCAGACGCCTATGTCATATAGCGGGCCTTCAGCTTCCTCCAGAAATTCCGTTACTTGTGCTTGAGTTGATGTGGATACGTCATACGGTGGATCGATCAAAAAAGTAAGCCCACCAATTATGACATGATCCTGAAGATTTTGCCCGACTCCTGGGCTGTCGTGAATAACCTTAATTCCAACCTCTTCCAGGTGATCTTTGGGTCCTATTCCTGAGAGCATTAGCAATTGAGGCGATTGAATCGCACCCGCTGAGAGTATTACCTCTTTTTTTGCACGAACAATGTGCCTCATGTTTTCTCGGACAAATTCAACTCCGTAAGCTGTTTTTGTCGTTTTATCGATGAGAATCTTATGGATCAGAGAATTCGTACTGATGTGTAGGTTTCTCCTATTAGCTGTGGATCGCAGATAGGCTTTCGACGTGCTGCATCGAAGGCCGTTTCTAGTAGTGGTTTGCACACGGGTAAATCCAGTTTGCGTTTTGCCGTTCACATCCACCTCACGATAGCCCATTTCAGATGTAGCATGCAGAAAGTATCTTAGTATCGGGTGCTTATACCTTGGATTTTCAACTGTCAGAGGGCCGGAGGTTCCGTGATACGGTGATTCACGGAGATCGGGAATCCTGATGTTTTCAGCCTTTTTGAAATACGGTAAAACGTCATCGTATCCCCATCCAGGATTTCCCGAATCCCTCCAGTTGTCGTAATCTCTTCGATTTCCACGTACGTATAGCATGTAATTAAGGCTGCTGGACCCTCCAAGTGACTTACCTCTGCTCCACAGGCATTGATTGTTGACCATACCCTTACAATAGGCCGACGAAGGTTCAGTTTTGAATTGCCAGTCCATATCAGTATTTGCAAGACTCAAGGTCAATGCAGGTACATCAGAGAAAAGTCTTTCGTCATGTCCAGCCTCCAGTAGCAAGACGCTCCACTTTGCATTTTCCGTTAATCTGTTGGCAAGTACAGCTCCTGCGGATCCTGCACCAATTACTACAAAGTCGTACTGGTCCAGCAGTTCTACCGTTGGAACGATGCGTGCTCTGTTATCCTTGTCGACAATGTCAGGTCGCATAAGCAATATCAGAACTTCGAAATATGCAATGAACCAGGCTGTTGCCCCGGTGGATAAAGCTAAGCCGATCC is part of the Neodiprion virginianus isolate iyNeoVirg1 chromosome 5, iyNeoVirg1.1, whole genome shotgun sequence genome and encodes:
- the LOC124306265 gene encoding glucose dehydrogenase [FAD, quinone]-like isoform X2; the protein is MDIVPDRNTSVSQVIVRWAYTGIGLALSTGATAWFIAYFEVLILLMRPDIVDKDNRARIVPTVELLDQYDFVVIGAGSAGAVLANRLTENAKWSVLLLEAGHDERLFSDVPALTLSLANTDMDWQFKTEPSSAYCKGMVNNQCLWSRGKSLGGSSSLNYMLYVRGNRRDYDNWRDSGNPGWGYDDVLPYFKKAENIRIPDLRESPYHGTSGPLTVENPRYKHPILRYFLHATSEMGYREVDVNGKTQTGFTRVQTTTRNGLRCSTSKAYLRSTANRRNLHISTNSLIHKILIDKTTKTAYGVEFVRENMRHIVRAKKEVILSAGAIQSPQLLMLSGIGPKDHLEEVGIKVIHDSPGVGQNLQDHVIIGGLTFLIDPPYDVSTSTQAQVTEFLEEAEGPLYDIGVCEVVGFISTRYANKSIDSPDLQISLSSAPQNMKSEVVKNTYSLRDDFYASLFSNIIDKKAYGVVPALIHPKSRGYIKLRGNSITEQPIIVPNYFDHPDDLDVLVEGAFFAYNFSQILSMEKLNSRPNSNTIPECAHLNFPSRDYWRCYTRFFSLTSYHPTSTCKMGPAGDKMAVVDSRLRVHGVNGLRVVDASIMPTIVSGNTNAPTIMIAEKAADFIKKDWNPIFSGGCKTSNVKAWENIFPTLQSYAHA
- the LOC124306265 gene encoding glucose dehydrogenase [FAD, quinone]-like isoform X1 encodes the protein MDIVPDRNTSVSQVIVRWAYTGIGLALSTGATAWFIAYFEVLILLMRPDIVDKDNRARIVPTVELLDQYDFVVIGAGSAGAVLANRLTENAKWSVLLLEAGHDERLFSDVPALTLSLANTDMDWQFKTEPSSAYCKGMVNNQCLWSRGKSLGGSSSLNYMLYVRGNRRDYDNWRDSGNPGWGYDDVLPYFKKAENIRIPDLRESPYHGTSGPLTVENPRYKHPILRYFLHATSEMGYREVDVNGKTQTGFTRVQTTTRNGLRCSTSKAYLRSTANRRNLHISTNSLIHKILIDKTTKTAYGVEFVRENMRHIVRAKKEVILSAGAIQSPQLLMLSGIGPKDHLEEVGIKVIHDSPGVGQNLQDHVIIGGLTFLIDPPYDVSTSTQAQVTEFLEEAEGPLYDIGVCEVVGFISTRYANKSIDSPDLQISLSSAPQNMKSEVVKNTYSLRDDFYASLFSNIIDKKAYGVVPALIHPKSRGYIKLRGNSITEQPIIVPNYFDHPDDLDVLVEGAFFAYNFSQILSMEKLNSRPNSNTIPECAHLNFPSRDYWRCYTRFFSLTSYHPTSTCKMGPAGDKMAVVDSRLRVHGVNGLRVVDASIMPTIVSGNTNAPTIMIAEKAADLVKEDWNYFVFSGECKISNVVRISENSSPKLQNHPDAIFENTDNLNNELPINRVTKNCKCASKHASRI